From Lathamus discolor isolate bLatDis1 chromosome 15, bLatDis1.hap1, whole genome shotgun sequence, a single genomic window includes:
- the LOC136022489 gene encoding sperm-associated antigen 4 protein-like: protein MLRNLHTLLTEQTQTLQLLLEEVAQLVAEISSLKKERQEVNQAALELASEIYMGRSDWALKSSGATIDMQRTSKTYACKENWVCRVLWFFHTPNPPDTILEPDISPGNCWPLQGQQGQVVIRLPAAARLTAVSVQHIYKEVSPSGTVTSAPRDIAVFGVHADREEETLLGMFTYNVAKEALQTFLLKNTQRAFSHIKLTVKSNWGNPAYTCIYRVQVHGKMAEPENLN from the exons ATGCTGAG GAACTTGCACACCCTTTTGACAGAGCAAACCCAAACgttgcagcttctgctggagGAGGTGGCTCAGCTGGTGGCGGAGATAAGCAGTTTGAAGAAG gagaggcaggaggtgaACCAGGCAGCGCTGGAGCTGGCTTCGGAAATCTACATGGGAAGATCTGACTGGGCCCTGAAAAGTTCTG GTGCCACCATTGACATGCAGAGAACTTCGAAGACTTATGCCTGCAAAGAGAATTGGGTCTGCAGGGTTTTATGGTTCTTCCACACTCCCAACCCTCCTGATACGATTTTGGAG CCGGATATTTCCCCAGGAAACTGCTGGCCTTTACaagggcagcagggccaggTGGTCATCAGGTTGCCAGCAGCAGCCCGTCTGACTGCTGTCAGTGTGCAGCACATCTACAAAGAGGTCTCTCCATCTGGGACCGTCACCAGTGCCCCCCGAGACATCGCTGTCTTT GGAGTGCATGCagacagagaagaggaaacTCTCCTTGGGATGTTCACGTACAACGTGGCAAAAGAGGCCCTTCAAACCTTCCTTCTGAAG AACACACAGAGAGCCTTTTCACACATCAAACTTACTGTGAAGAGCAACTGGGGAAACCCAGCCTACACCTGCATTTATCGAGTGCAGGTTCATGGAAAGATGGCAGAACCAGAAAACCTCAACTGA